A genome region from Hippopotamus amphibius kiboko isolate mHipAmp2 chromosome 1, mHipAmp2.hap2, whole genome shotgun sequence includes the following:
- the TENT5B gene encoding terminal nucleotidyltransferase 5B, producing the protein MMPSESGAESPDRAAAQVATTAAASAVATTAPAGSGPDPEASSASLGRHLSGLSWPQVKRLDALLSEPIPIHGRGNFPTLSVQPRHIVQVVRSSLEEQGLCVHGVWLHGSAASHVLHPESGLGYKDLDLVFRVDLRSEASFQLTKEVVLACLLDFLPAGVSRAKITALTLKEAYVQKLVKVCTDTDRWSLISLSNKSGKNVELKFVDSVRRQFEFSIDSFQILLDSLLLFGQCSSTPMSEAFHPTVTGESLYGDFAEALDHLRHRVIATRSPEEIRGGGLLKYCHLLVRGFRPRPSTDVGALQRYMCSRFFIDFPDLAEQQRTLERYLEAHFSGADSARRYACLVTLHRVVNESTVCLMSHERRQTLDLIAALALQALAEQGPAAAAALAWHCPVPEGIVPATVNYYVTPVQPLLARAHASYPTWLPCN; encoded by the exons ATGATGCCGTCGGAGAGCGGAGCGGAGAGCCCGGACCGGGCGGCTGCACAGGTGGCTACTACGGCTGCGGCCTCCGCGGTGGCTACGACTGCCCCGGCAGGCAGCGGACCCGACCCGGAGGCCTCATCAGCCTCCCTCGGACGGCACCTGAGTGGGCTGAGCTGGCCGCAGGTGAAGCGGCTGGATGCGCTCCTGAGCGAGCCGATTCCCATTCATGGGCGCGGCAACTTCCCCACGCTGAGCGTGCAGCCCCGGCACATCGTGCAG GTCGTCCGCAGCAGCCTGGAGGAGCAGGGACTGTGCGTACACGGCGTGTGGCTGCATGGCTCCGCCGCCAGCCACGTGCTGCACCCCGAGAGCGGCCTGGGCTACAAAGACCTGGACCTGGTGTTCCGCGTGGACCTGCGCAGCGAGGCGTCCTTCCAGCTGACCAAAGAGGTGGTGCTGGCCTGCCTGCTGGACTTCCTGCCGGCCGGCGTCAGCCGGGCCAAGATCACGGCCCTGACACTCAAGGAGGCTTATGTGCAGAAGCTGGTGAAAGTGTGCACGGACACAGACCGCTGGAGCCTCATCTCCTTGTCCAACAAGAGCGGTAAGAACGTGGAGCTCAAGTTCGTGGATTCGGTCCGGCGCCAATTTGAGTTCAGCATAGACTCCTTCCAGATCCTCCTGGACTCCCTGCTGCTCTTTGGCCAGTGCTCCTCCACGCCCATGTCCGAGGCCTTCCACCCCACAGTCACAGGCGAGAGCCTGTACGGGGACTTCGCCGAGGCCCTGGACCACCTGCGGCACCGCGTCATCGCCACCCGCAGCCCGGAAGAGATCCGCGGGGGCGGCCTCCTCAAGTACTGCCACCTGCTGGTGCGGGGCTTCCGGCCGCGGCCCAGCACCGACGTGGGCGCCCTGCAGCGGTACATGTGCTCCCGCTTCTTCATCGACTTCCCGGACCTGGCGGAGCAGCAGCGCACGCTGGAGCGCTACCTCGAGGCCCACTTCAGCGGGGCCGACTCGGCGCGCCGCTACGCCTGCCTGGTGACGCTGCACCGGGTGGTCAACGAGAGCACCGTGTGCCTTATGAGCCACGAGCGCCGCCAGACGCTGGACCTCATCGCCGCGCTGGCGCTCCAGGCGCTGGCCGAGCAGGGCCCGGCGGCCGCGGCTGCCCTGGCGTGGCACTGCCCCGTCCCCGAGGGGATCGTGCCCGCCACTGTCAATTACTACGTGACCCCCGTGCAGCCTCTGCTGGCCCGGGCCCACGCCTCCTATCCCACCTGGCTGCCTTGTAACTGA